In one Drosophila pseudoobscura strain MV-25-SWS-2005 chromosome X, UCI_Dpse_MV25, whole genome shotgun sequence genomic region, the following are encoded:
- the Rpn13R gene encoding proteasomal ubiquitin receptor ADRM1 homolog → MKNLIEYKAGLMVLRAGMFEPDSRKGLLYVCLMETEIHICWKDRRTDQVELDILAVPGVPRFQRVSQVNTGRVYVLRFEGARERHFFWMQEAFPERDDDFCRRFNELIVASEEPEPPKIELLDPDYPRGGGGSDVPAPPPPGKLGALSKGVVGFLGKVGNSMFELVKNALVPEGQAPESFLDPDLRQPESLATTMRRQMSSSLELMDFSPESLHRLMACLPMDSDREVIESQVAATGVPEAVADTLKMGLVADHVRSVQFYEALLEFESAFQRCQLVGNLEALSLGPAALRAALDGDFEGFLSILNEPGAFIEEQEDAN, encoded by the coding sequence ATGAAGAATCTGATTGAATACAAGGCCGGTCTGATGGTCCTCCGAGCCGGAATGTTCGAGCCGGACAGCCGCAAGGGTCTGCTCTACGTGTGCCTCATGGAGACTGAGATCCACATCTGCTGGAAGGATCGCCGGACGGACCAAGTCGAGCTGGACATTCTGGCCGTGCCGGGCGTGCCGCGCTTCCAGCGCGTCAGCCAGGTCAACACGGGGCGTGTGTATGTCCTGAGGTTCGAGGGCGCCAGGGAGCGCCACTTCTTTTGGATGCAGGAAGCGTTTCCTGAACGCGACGACGACTTCTGTCGGCGCTTCAACGAGCTGATTGTGGCTTCCGAAGAGCCGGAGCCTCCGAAGATCGAACTCCTTGATCCTGACTATCCtcgcggcggtggcggcagtgATGTCCCTGCTCCTCCGCCACCTGGCAAGCTCGGCGCTCTGTCGAAGGGTGTCGTGGGATTTCTGGGCAAAGTGGGCAACAGCATGTTCGAGCTGGTAAAAAATGCTTTGGTCCCCGAGGGGCAGGCGCCCGAGTCCTTCTTGGATCCCGATTTGCGACAGCCTGAAAGTCTGGCCACCACGATGCGCCGCCAAATGAGCAGCTCCCTTGAGCTGATGGACTTTTCGCCGGAGAGCCTGCACCGCCTGATGGCCTGCCTGCCAATGGACTCCGACCGCGAAGTGATCGAGAGCCAGGTTGCGGCCACGGGTGTCCCCGAGGCAGTGGCTGACACCCTGAAGATGGGCCTGGTGGCCGACCATGTGCGCTCGGTGCAGTTCTACGAGGCCCTCTTGGAGTTTGAATCCGCATTTCAGCGGTGCCAGCTCGTCGGGAACCTCGAGGCGCTGTCCCTGGGGCCCGCGGCCCTGAGAGCGGCTCTCGACGGCGACTTCGAGGGATTCCTGTCGATCCTCAATGAGCCCGGCGCGTTCATAGAAGAGCAGGAGGATGCCAATTGA
- the LOC6902055 gene encoding proteasome subunit alpha type-3-like gives MSEDKDPGREMHSQLRFSLNADSYAPIDGRVYSLKSIHRCLQNSGTAVGIRSESSVVLAVENLTGNRYISPDTYPRLFVIDGHFGMAVHGLRGDVYALAENARFEASLVRRTSERGITMKELCDHLSKIVKLCFQHNDARPYAVSILLSGWELQHGPQLYKVEPSGAVVSHASSAIGVGEEKALALMEKYKFDAFDMEELVKMSGEIIYGIHDDGKGQTFLLETGIVGVQTQGHLDYNPMPWSEIAKKAGEEFKAKASAMAKENEQPSDTDTHNT, from the exons ATGAGCGAAGACAAAGACCCAGGG CGTGAGATGCACTCGCAATTGCGGTTTAGCTTGAATGCGGACTCGTACGCACCGATCGATGGCCGCGTGTACTCGCTCAAGTCTATCCATAGGTGCCTGCAGAACAGTGGCACAGCCGTCGGCATTCGCAGCGAGAGCTCTGTGGTGCTGGCCGTGGAGAACTTGACTGGCAACAGATACATCTCTCCGGATACCTATCCGCGCCTCTTCGTCATCGACGGCCACTTCGGCATGGCCGTCCATGGGCTGCGCGGGGACGTCTACGCCCTGGCCGAGAACGCCCGCTTCGAGGCCTCCCTCGTCCGTCGGACGTCCGAGCGGGGCATCACCATGAAAGAGCTGTGCGATCACCTCAGCAAGATCGTCAAGCTGTGCTTTCAACACAACGATGCGCGCCCCTATGCGGTGAGTATTTTGTTGTCCGGATGGGAGCTGCAGCACGGACCGCAGCTCTACAAAGTGGAACCGTCCGGCGCGGTCGTCTCGCATGCCTCCTCCGCCATTGGCGTGGGCGAGGAGAAGGCCCTGGCATTGATGGAGAAGTACAAATTCGACGCGTTCGATATGGAGGAGTTGGTGAAAATGTCCGGCGAAAT TATCTATGGCATTCATGACGATGGCAAGGGCCAAACCTTCCTCCTGGAGACGGGTATTGTGGGTGTTCAGACCCAGGGGCATCTGGACTACAATCCCATGCCTTGGTCCGAGATAGCCAAAAAAGCTGGAGAGGAGTTCAAGGCCAAGGCCTCAGCTATGGCCAAGGAAAACGAGCAACCATCCGATACTGACACACACAACACTTAA